A genomic window from Mus pahari unplaced genomic scaffold, PAHARI_EIJ_v1.1 scaffold_13101_1, whole genome shotgun sequence includes:
- the LOC115063382 gene encoding LOW QUALITY PROTEIN: endogenous retrovirus group K member 5 Gag polyprotein-like (The sequence of the model RefSeq protein was modified relative to this genomic sequence to represent the inferred CDS: inserted 1 base in 1 codon) translates to MDILISEILWKQQLVEDRNPLEFPLSSSDRGHSVSAGRNTHLAPTWLELMGPQTLVWSSMCKRCIVHPGRKGRSGIMGSGTSRQFCVRSLQGLLQAKEIGFKESKDAIDGEIPLAFHSAEAELTESHKNSKLGKYGDSDXELTPQKGDPLPKGATRYSEEDWSSKESVSGPPVTSPVAGAATLDLQICKLEFEIKLQKLTKELQELKATSFGVKNTYPEIYQPSLEEAVPRARGGRHDSSNRPTFPEAKMFDQQNNRXRQCQALDFKVIKELKTAVAQYGPTGPFTLALIDTLVESYLTPQDWKTLCRATLSGXDFLLWSAEWREACKSIALLNAHTGNPTCDTDMQLGEGKYEGNLNQIGFPVGVYAQIAAAARRAWTLLPTTGDCNGGLSGIRQGPNEPYQEFVDRLHRTARKIAGDSQMGIPFVKQLAYENANAACRASIRPFKGQLDLAGYIRLCAGIGPASGQSLALAATLQESTAQKMSSGKCGDRVCFKCGNVGHFRSNCPKNKSAEGKKLSLAPGICPRCRQGNHWARE, encoded by the exons ATGGACATCCTGATATCAGAGATTCTGTGGAAGCAGCAGTTGGTGGAGGACAGGAACCCCCTG gagttcccgctctccagttcggatcGAGGCCACAGTGtctctgcaggcagaaacactcatttGGCGCCCACGTGGCTGGAGTTAATGGGACCTCAGACGCTGGTATGGAGCTCCATGTGTAAAAGGTGTATCGTGCATCCCGGAAGGAAAG GTCGCAGCGGAATTATGGGATCAGGAACCTCTAGGCAGTTTTGTGTCCGCAGTCTACAAGGACTGCTTCAGGCGAAAGAAATAGGGTTCAAAGAAT CTAAAGATGCTATTGATGGGGAGATTCCGCTGGCCTTCCATAGTGCTGAGGCTGAGCTTACGGAATCTCATAAAAACTCTAAATTAGGGAAGTATGGGGATTCTGACNATGAGCTAACTCCTCAAAAAGGGGATCCTTTACCAAAAGGAGCCACCAGATATTCTGAGGAGGATTGGTCTTCCAAGGAATCCGTATCCGGCCCACCTGTGACCTCCCCAGTAGCAGGGGCTGCTACTTTAGATTTGCAAATATGTAAGttagagtttgaaattaagttgcaAAAACTGACTAAAGAGCTTCAGGAGCTAAAAGCCACATCCTTCGGAGTGAAAAATACTTACCCTGAGATTTATCAACCATCGCTAGAGGAAGCCGTACCTAGAGCTCGTGGGGGAAGACATGATTCTTCTAACAGGCCGACTTTCCCCGAAGCAAAAATGTTTGACCAACAAAACAATA ATCGTCAATGTCAGGCTTTGGATTTTAAGGtgataaaggaattaaaaacagctgtggcgCAGTATGGCCCCACAGGCCCCTTCACTCTAGCCTTAATAGATACGCTTGTGGAGTCATATTTGaccccccaagattggaagacgTTGTGTAGGGCTACCTTGTCAGGAGNAGATTTTTTACTCTGGAGTGCTGAGTGGCGAGAAGCGTGTAAGTCAATTGCTCTTTTGAATGCGCACACTGGTAACCCAACTTGTGATACTGACATGCAATTGGGAGAGGGTaaatatgaaggcaatctaaatcaGATCGGATTTCCTGTGGGGGTTTATGCACAGATTGCTGCGGCTGCTCGTCGTGCGTGGACCTTGTTGCCTACCACAGGGGATTGTAATGGAGGTTTATCAGGCATTCGGCAAGGCCCCAATGAGCCTTACCAGGAGTTTGTAGATAGATTACATAGAACAGCTAGAAAAATTGCTGGAGATTCTCAAATGGGAATCCCTTTCGTTAAACAACTGGCTTATGAGAACGCTAATGCAGCATGTCGTGCCTCTATTCGGCCTTTCAAAGGACAGCTGGATCTGGCGGGGTACATTCGACTTTGTGCAGGAATTGGTCCAGCTAGTGGTCAGAGTTTGGCATTGGCGGCTACCTTACAAGAGAGCACCGCACAAAAAATGTCGTCGGGTAAATGTGG